The nucleotide window TCCTTTCTCCAGGGACTCCTGGCCGGGATTACGATCAATGCCGTGGCGGCTTTCGGTGAAGAACTGGGATGGCGAGGATTCCTCCTCCGTCAATTCAAAAAAATGTCCTTCCTGAAAGCGTCCCTGGCCATCGGCTTTATCTGGGGGATCTGGCATGCCCCTATTATCCTCATGGGACACAATTATCCCCAACATCCCCAATTGGGTGTGCTGATGATGACGATCTGGTGCCTTTTACTTACACCACTCTTTCTCTATGTGACCATCAAATCAGGCTCCGTGATCGCCGCGGCTGTGATACATGGCACCCTCAACGGGACGGCCGGTATCGCCATCATGCTGATTAAAGGGGGGAATGACCTGACAGTCGGTATGACAGGACTCGCCGGGTTTATTTCCCTGGCGATTTTCCTGGCCGGACTCTTTGTGTATGATTCTTTTATCAGCAAAGAAAAGGTGATGAGACAACCCATAAGCAATAATCTGATGTAATATGAAAAACTCCAATGAACATTCTCTTCCCATTTCCATTCTGCTACATCTTTTACCCGGATTTCTGACCGGCGCTGTATACTATACCCTGGCACCATCTGTCCGGTCACAGGGATTTCCTACCGTGATGGCTCTGATCCTTGCCGGTATCCTGGCTTTAATCCCCTTTGAACTGGGATATCTGCTGTTTCAAAAGAAAAAGACGGGTAAACCCTTTTTCAACGGAATTGTCCGCTATTGCCATTCCATATCCCTGTGGCATTACCTTGTGTGGGTCCCGGCGATTTTTCTGGCAAGTGGCCTTCTGTTTACCCTTTTCAATTTCAGCTCTGACCTGCTGATATCCTTGTTTTCATGGATACCCGAATATCTGCACCTTGAGATGGGACTCGACGGGGGGTATTCACGGGAATCCCTGCTTATCACCTATGGACTCTTTTTTATTTTTCTTGTGGTGATTTTACCCGTGACGGAAGAATTGTATTTCCGGGGATATCTGTTGCCCCGTATGCCGGAAAGATTGAAAGGGTGGACCCCCCTTCTTCATAGCGCGCTTTTTGCCCTCTACCATGTGTGGACGCCCTGGCTGGTTGTCACCCGGACGGTGGCCGTGCTGCCCCTGATTTACGGGGTTCAAAAAAAGAAAAATATTCTGATAGGGATGTTGTCCCACTGCCTGCTGAATGCCATCGACTGGGTTGTGGGACTCGCCTTTGTTGCCAAGATGTAACGGGATCCACTTAAATATCCCCAATGTATAGATAATTTGATAATGTAACTCTCAGCCATAGGAGGAATACAATGGTGCACGGTTTTTGGGGATGGCCGGGCGTCAACTGGTTTATCTGGCTCCCGGGAATGGTTATCATCATTTTTGTGCTGTGGTTGCTATTAAAATCCCTGATTCAGGAATCCGGTCGGCCATATTCACGGGATAAAACACCCCTGGATATCTTGAAAGAACGATACGCCAAAGGCGAGATTGACAAGAAAGAATTTGAAGAACGAAAAGCAAATCTTCTGAAAAACTAAATACCGGAATAAGGGTTTTATTTATTTCTTTTTAATCTTTTTAACGTCTGAAAACGTTTTAACCTAATTTTTTGTATCCGCTTTTTTCTTTTCGTCATCCTGCAGGATTTTTACCCGTTTTTTCGGTTTATCCATGTTGATGTATTTGACTTCACCCTGAACCATGGTGAGTTTTACGCCGAAGTCATCATCAAAAGAGGTAATATCGGCATAACGACCGGGGAGGATATAGCCGGTTTGGATCTGCCGGCTGAGGACGGTCACCGGATTACAGGAAGCCATACGCAGGGCATCATCCACATCAAAGCCCATGCCTGCCAGGTTTTTTACCCCCTTGATCATGGTCAGGGCTGAACCGGCAATGGTATCGTCCGCTTTCCGTTTGAAAACACCCTCGTCATAATAGACTTCTTCGTTGTTGGCGATAAGACATCCTGACTTCTGTTCTGTGGGCTTCAGGGAATCGGTGACCAGGATCATCTTGTTGATGGGTTTGACTTCCCGGAGGAGTTTGACAATGGCGGGGTGGAGGTGATAGCCGTCTGCAATAATTTCGCAGGATACATTGGGATGGATCATAATGGCACCCACAACACCGGGATCCCGGTGGTGAAGCCGCCGCATGGCGTTAAAAAAGTGTGTGGAGTGAAGAATACCGGCCTGAATCCCTTCCAGCATGTTTTCGTAGGTGGCGTTGGAATGTCCTGCCGAAAGGACGATCCCTTTCTTGGTACAATACAGTGCCAGCTCGTGCATGTTTTTCAACTCCGGAGCCACCGTCATGATGACAATGTTATTTCCTGATTCCCGGATATAACGATCCATCAAATCCAGGTTCACTTCTTTCATGTTTTTCGGCGGTAA belongs to Candidatus Neomarinimicrobiota bacterium and includes:
- a CDS encoding CPBP family intramembrane metalloprotease; translated protein: IGFGTFGISLLFPDVSFSPDMAGMMKRFETMMTPEQLEQIRQSIETYPVHPFWISFLQGLLAGITINAVAAFGEELGWRGFLLRQFKKMSFLKASLAIGFIWGIWHAPIILMGHNYPQHPQLGVLMMTIWCLLLTPLFLYVTIKSGSVIAAAVIHGTLNGTAGIAIMLIKGGNDLTVGMTGLAGFISLAIFLAGLFVYDSFISKEKVMRQPISNNLM
- a CDS encoding CPBP family intramembrane metalloprotease, producing MKNSNEHSLPISILLHLLPGFLTGAVYYTLAPSVRSQGFPTVMALILAGILALIPFELGYLLFQKKKTGKPFFNGIVRYCHSISLWHYLVWVPAIFLASGLLFTLFNFSSDLLISLFSWIPEYLHLEMGLDGGYSRESLLITYGLFFIFLVVILPVTEELYFRGYLLPRMPERLKGWTPLLHSALFALYHVWTPWLVVTRTVAVLPLIYGVQKKKNILIGMLSHCLLNAIDWVVGLAFVAKM
- a CDS encoding SHOCT domain-containing protein, with amino-acid sequence MVHGFWGWPGVNWFIWLPGMVIIIFVLWLLLKSLIQESGRPYSRDKTPLDILKERYAKGEIDKKEFEERKANLLKN
- the nagA gene encoding N-acetylglucosamine-6-phosphate deacetylase encodes the protein MSNTVVLRHARVFTGITVLEDSSIIIIDDKISDVLSEKRFKQRTWPKDVKVYDMEDSWVSSGFVDTHIHGLHGFDTADGEVDSILEMSKALVEYGVTGFCPTLYPQEDKDFIKAIRSIRVSIGIETGAKIFGLNLEGPFLSREKPGVLPPKNMKEVNLDLMDRYIRESGNNIVIMTVAPELKNMHELALYCTKKGIVLSAGHSNATYENMLEGIQAGILHSTHFFNAMRRLHHRDPGVVGAIMIHPNVSCEIIADGYHLHPAIVKLLREVKPINKMILVTDSLKPTEQKSGCLIANNEEVYYDEGVFKRKADDTIAGSALTMIKGVKNLAGMGFDVDDALRMASCNPVTVLSRQIQTGYILPGRYADITSFDDDFGVKLTMVQGEVKYINMDKPKKRVKILQDDEKKKADTKN